Genomic segment of Plasmodium vinckei vinckei genome assembly, chromosome: PVVCY_10:
ATCCTAATGCTCCTGTAGGATTATTTGGTGGagaaaatgtatatttaaaagaacatctatataatttaacaAAAAGAGAATTcttagaaaataaaatatattatataagtgATAGTGAAAAACCTTTAGGATATGAATATGACTCATATTCAAAATCTAAAGTTCCTCTTTATGCAGAGTTTCAACAAAAGCCAAGAAGCAAAAATGTGTCTACTACTGATGGTGTTAAAAATGCagataaaaatttagatGAAAATGCAAACGTAAATAATCAGGAACAATCACACCAAtttgattatatttatagtaAACAAGAAAAAGTTCAAagattgaaaaataaattacttGCACATTTAAAAcctaataatattatcgAACTAAATAGTGATGATATATGTGTCTATAATATTCAacttaaatatgtatttaaaaatattaaaaataatattccttgtaaaataatatataataataatccatatttttataaaaaatatttaaaaaatattaataaaccAAATCCAAAAGTATTAGCTGATAAAATggttattaaaaaaaaagacttgaaattatttaaaagtttatatttaacacaaaaacaaaaacaagatgaatttataattgATCAAAAAtctaaacaaataaaaaatatgtggaAAGTTCTTTTCaaaagtatattatatgagCATGAAAATTTACAAGTTAATCAGCAAAGAACAcgagcaaaaaaaatatacaaaatgcCACAGTTCAATCCAGAcatagatatatattttgaaaattaaaCAATACTAAGaatagaaaaagaaataaactATATAAATCTTCATTAATATAACTAGTACAATCATTGATTAGCTAAGAATACTTTGAAACAGAGACAATGTTATACTTATCGCTTCTTCTGTTCTTATTGTTCTTGAAGTTTGATTTGGACATGTATTTATGAAGTagtcaaatttttttaatattttgtttaaagCTTTTGCTCGCTTTTTTCCACTAtatgttttgtttttttttatttcccgCTCTCTGATAAACAAGTCCTCCACCCCATCTCGGTTTCCAAACACTATCAAGATGGACCTGCAAAGGgagaaaatgaagaagcaacagaaaaaaatataagtgaAAAAACTTCGTGAATGCAGTAATCACAATAAAACTATGTAAAACATGCTGCATGGATCTACCTTTTCcgttttttgtttttaccTGGCACTTTTAATTTGCGTTTTAATATCCTGAATAGGATCCCCCCTCTCTGATGTCCCAATAATACAATCTACTTTTACATCAAACACATCAGTaagattttttaaaatttgtatgTTATAACcccaatatatattatataattttggcATTGATGGATGTATAACTTTtcctataaataaattttttgtgtttttatttttaaaacgaTTAAAAGCCTCtgaatcaaataaaatagtaacCCTAGTCCcaacatttatattattaatattttctacCAAAACATTTGAAAACAAACCAACATCaacaattatattatttaaatttttttttataacaacCCCTTCCCTAAATGGAAGCCATTCATCACTCCGTAAATGATGAGGTGCATCTACCGGACTCATAAGTCCCGAatgtttcaaaaaatttgtaataggaaaaatatgttttcgTAAATATTGTGGTGTTTCCAAATATtgtaaattaaaatgtaaatatttacataaatatgaatattcatattttttattgttttcatttttttcgataTTTGAAAAGGTAGGACGCTCATTGGTTGGTTTTGGAGGATTGCTATTTCTATTTTCATTTCGGTCATTACGATTTAATTCAAATCCatcatcatatatatatattgtagatattgaaaaaattgtaaatattcTAGCTAAATAACTTGATAAATAAGATTTTATaacatcatttttattatttataattgttGCTGGTATTGCTACTGAAACATCCACACTTAAATCTCTACTAATATTTGGTATCCTTTTTGATATGAATCCCTTaatttcttcatttatatttttattttttttttcatctccACTACTACTATCAGTTTCGCTATTCTCCTCATTTTCATCGTCATTTTCTAGCTCTCCCTCTTTTTCCTGACCATTcgcactttttttttctgactGGTCAGGTAAATTATCACAAATATTCTTGTCATACTCATTATTTTCTGAATGTTCAGGTAAATTATCACAAATACTCATATTATAGTCATTATTTTCTGACTGGTCATCTTGTTTGCTTTCAATTTCTTCCTTTtctattttccttttttttttttgctccATATGAATGAGCTCATTTACATCATTTTTGTTGTCACTCATTATTAATAGTAATCCTACGagttctttcttttttttttttacttttttattaaacgactgatatattttttatatgcatttctTCGACAAGGAATAggaataaattaatttgtgatattattatttttcttttattatatatagaatgCCATTCAACCAAACaagataaattatttttcgaATTTTGCATTTCTATCAAAGCCAATAtacttaaaaatgttattattttttttactacatatttttttcaatattttttttcaatatttttttccatatattttcccacatttttttgtacatTTACAATCAAAAGctgcatatatatgtaagtgcaaaaaaaatagcaatACATGGCAATGTTGTTAGATTAGTTTTTTTGATAACAAAAGAAATGTGTCTTaaacttttataattaatatagactattatatttttcctaattttatcaaaattctataaataggtaaaacaatttatataataattttttaacaatatttatttttctccaccttaatttattataaccTGCCCATCCATTACTTTTTGCCATTcctattttcttttttcatataatatattttataagcCTTTATaccttttattatattatttatttatactattttatttattattatatttttttatacataccTTTTTATGCATACCTTTTTATTGCACACAGTGCAAATACATTTGATATAGCCCAATGGGGAATAAGGGAAAATgcgtatataatttttttttttttcaatattaaaaaaaatagcataTTGAATATGTAGAGTAAGTACTTATATATACCATAATTTATGAATAcaataaaatgataatataataagtattatataataatgaatgtgcaaaagaaaaaaataagactTGATGTTATGCCATTCGAACTAAATagtctttatttttaatagtataaaaaattaagggaaaataaatatgagaataaaaaataataatatagctAGTAGTCCCATAACAAACTAGCTATTATTGATGGGCATGTCAATGTAGTTCTCTTTTTTCccaatataaatttatatacaatttttttagttttcAAATTGTACAATGGAACAGGGGAATGATGATAAgtaagacaaaaaaaaataagtaatCCATCAgaaatgtttatattaaatgtgTAGAAATAAAGTTGGCACAGACATGGCTCGCCTTATTAGGACTCCATTTATAGACATAGAACAAGTATGCAtacaaacatatattatattcccATTCTTATCCTTTTACTAATTTTAGTAGCttgttaaaattaataaaatgctCTAACAATGTTGagtcaaaaaaaaatgaagaaattgAAACGTTGGAAATATGTATGGAAAAATCAATTAAccttaatatatttgatcagtttaaaaatataaaagaattatatttaataaaaaataatattactgATATAAGTCCCCTTTTCAAATGTGTAAATTTggaaattttgtttttacaaattaatCAAATTGAAAGTATACtaggtaaaaaaaaataataaacaagtTGATAATGTTAGTAaactcttttttttgtattttttagctatttttatattcatattacacataaaaaaataaatatttgtcaCAATAATTGTATAATTACTTATGAGTGGAAAACAAAATTGCATAATCTCGATACTAgacatttaatttttttcatatttttttttaattcaaattGGGGAAATACAAATTAGGAATAAAAAGCTTGGTGAAGCTTGAAAAGTTAAACTTGttcaataataaattaactgaaaaatttataaatattgaagaaaatgaaaatttgaCATATATAGATTTAAGTGATAATGagatagaaaatataaattttttatctaatacaaataacttggtgcatataaatttagccaacaataaaataaaaaatttagacccgttgaaaaataatgtatatatagaatatttaaatgttaGTGGGAACaggttaataaaattttgctaccttttttatgcaattctattttttttgtagttataatttttattaataatttatcacCTTTATAGACTTGAAAAATTTGAAGACGTACAAGTCCTTTGGCATTTAAGCCATTTGAAAGAATTATACTTAAGTTCAATATACTacagtaataaaaaaaggcattatatatatatatgtgtgtaaaACCATAGAACATGTAACTTTACAAACGTtctatttaaaataactttaattttttttgtctttcaAGGGAATAATGTCTTGGTGAATAGCATATTGTataaacattatttttttaataattttccaaatttacaagtaacataaaaaaatattaacaaatttatacaacttttgaattatattattatttgaaaaattgcACACACAAATTTTTAGTATATctcttatatattaaaaaaatataataatagtaattttattatacaagATATTAGATcatgaaataattttggacaaaaatcgaaaaataACGATGCGTGATATGGAAGTTTTAAAAAGCATTATggattttaaaataaatttaattcatGAGAAATAttgtaaagaaaaatatcacatattatttataaataacaaaaatatatgttacCTAAATAATGCATTAAAGCCATTTCATTCTTATTCCAATATAGAAGAATTTCTccaaataaatgtaaaatattatgaacatacataattttttcttaaatattatgaacatACATgcaaaaattgtttttatttattttttttatatcttacaatttttttttaatttaactAAGAATGATAAAAAGGAATCCATACTAAAAATCAAAGaggaaataaattttttattaagcGCATATACTTCCAGGTAGctatttttctcttttatGCTTGtctatacatattttctatttttaaaaatagctTTAATTTAGTTTGTATATTGTTACTACCattatttatcttttttaatttattctGTTTTATTGTAGATTTAATTACATAATGCGCCGATTAAAAGAGGagaaaaatttacaaataaaatacatcaCGACATCAATGAACTCTTActtcaacatttttttcaaaaatataaccaCAGGGCATGACGAgtaaattaacaaaaaatggaaataattaCTTGATAAATTTTCCTTACACATTTTTACCTGTCTGTTCATGTATTTACCTAAATTTCTATACTTTGTTCTTTTgcagatataaaaaaatcgaaGATTTTATCAAATTAATGTTCAAACCAGAAAcattgaaaaattattttatagacgatataaaaattgaaaatataataaaagtaaaaaaactAAACCATGGTCAACTGGATGAAATGATGTAACAATTTTCTAATATCCTTTAAGttctaatattattataaaaatttatttcttaatttgttttttctttcctttattttttcataccAGAGAAAACCACCTAAATAGTTTAATTTACGAGAAAAaacttctttttttacatcCATACAATTagtaataattaataatgttaAGACAGTTTCTTATGAccatatatacacataaaatgtagtgaaaaataataaaaaattattacttttttagTTGCAAGATAAACAACTTTTATGAGTTTGATGACGAGGAAAAAACAAGTGAAGACacagagaaaaaaaagttttttgaaaaaaattatgtttgCTCATGCTACAATATAAAtcacattttaaaaacacTTATTAAGTAAACCCTTGAAAtgatcaaaaaaattatatgataaacttgttatatatatatggacaTAGTTGATTTGTATATAGTTTTTCTAGAGAAGATgctcacatttttttattagtttCCTTACACATTCATCTTTTCTTTCattcttattatttagACTTTATTTGGAAGAGGATCGCATAAATGATTTGGtccatttaatttattataagaaaaaaaaagaagattattttgtagatttgaaaaatgatataaacataaaaaaaaaaattatggcatataaaaaattagacTTTTTAGAGTTccctatatatattattgaaaCCTATTTATTCCCAAGTAAATACAAAGAAATATCTGCTTACAGTTCCCAAGAACATAAagcaaatgaaaaaaaaggagacaaagaaaatgaagatcaaaatgttaaagagtctaaatttaaaatttattacacCTTACCAGTTcatacaaatttaaaatatatagtaaaTGTTAGtttgataaataaaaataaagaaaaaattagtGACAAGccagatataaataaatcaaattatGTTGCTAAAatagaaaaggaaaaaagtaagaaaaaaaatttcttGGAATATGTAAAGATGAGAAAAACGAATGCCAATtcaattgaaaataataaagaaacaaCCGACAAACCTTCTATAAATTCCATCTATTTTAACGACAAAATTAAGGaacaatttttacaatatgCTTTAGATTTTGATTCAGtaaacttttttaatattacaaaatattttattaagttAAGTAAAGTTATATGTGAAATACGAAAAaatctttttttacttttctTCAAAGAAGGTATAAAATcgattaataatattgacAATGTTGTTGATAATAgcgaaaataatattcatatgAAGGAAAAGGTTGAGCTTATATCCTTAGATGATCTTGAaattgtgaaaaaaaaaaaaaaagaggaaTCGCTAGCTAGCGATTTTCCTTTGCCATCAATCGGTCAGGACAATGATGATAACGATAATGagacaaataaaaaaaaggtagatactttatttttaaacaatttgAACTTAAGTAAAATAAGCCTAAAACTGTTGTGTaataaattcaaaaatttaaaagaattatatttaaaaaataataatatacacaatttaaatcatttttttcaatatatagAAGAGTATGACATGGAAAATTTAGAAATTTTagatttatcatttaattgtatttttgatattacacctatatataacaaatttaaaaaattaattcattttgatatgtcatataattatctttacgattataaacaaataatgaattttaGTGTAAATCaccaaaaaatacaatatttaTCAATTAAGTGcaattctatatattttaatcaaaattattatgaccatgttcatattctttttccatctataaaaaaatttaatgataTAGAATTAGTAAACAAACCAGATTTAAACCTAAGACAATATTGCTTTTTAGAAGCAGATTTGGAGAATGATATCCATTACGCAGGTCGCTATATAAACAAGAGTGAGGATGCATTTAGTTAATTGTGTGTGTGCCTATattctgttttttttatcatatagctactttttttttgccatatagctttttttttttttttatcatatagtttttttttttatcatatagctactttttttttatcatatagctactttttttttaacatatagctactttttttttcttcagaTTATGGCAATAAAACTATACAACCCAGATTTCTAAGTGAGACAGCTATAAATGAAGACATAATAACAATGCCAGGTCATCAAAAGTTGTACAAAGGaataaatttgaataactataaattttatgtgAAGAAAATAGATCTATCAAGcttgtatataaaattcgAGCTAGCCAATTTGCTAAACTTTTCAACTTTTCCAAAATTGGAAGTTTTAAACTTATCAAATAATGGGATTGAAAACTTAAGTAACTTAAAATTGCccgaaaaattaaaagtgttaaatttaaaaaataataaaattgtgtgtattgataattttataaatggaGAGTTATGTTgcatagaaaaaataatattagataataatgaaataaagaatattgataaaataaatatgttaaaaaatttgaaaatattaaggtgctcatataataaaataagtaatatcccaatattaaataatttaaaattaatagaaataaatatacacaataatttaataaaagataTCACTaacttaattttaataaaaaataaaaaacagcttgttttattaaatatttataataataaaataaatttctCTAACCgtgatttatatttaaccCATATATTCCCTAATctgttaatattaaataataattatgtagAACGAAAAATAGACAcaagaaaattttttaaaagtgtATATACtcttgatatattttttgaaatatataatatttatccCCCTTATACATCATTAAAAGTTttagaaattaaaaatcttaaaattaaaaatatattatttaacataaacaatgataattttaaaaatctTGAGATCTTAGACATTTCCAATAATTACATAAAcacaattaaaaatttggGCCCTCTGGACAATCTCAAggtatggaaaaaaaaacactcGATATTTCATATGgccatttttttgtaatattattaaatctGGTATTCTTACAAATAttgtgttattttttttttttacgaTTTTTGTAAAGGTCCTAATTTTAAACAACAACAAGCATATAAACGAAGACTCCTTTATTTGTGAAAATAAGAAGAATGTGTtaaattcttttaaatctttacaagtataaaaaaaattatttacctGACCAGTGCATGTATTTTcttcaaaaatatgaacattCTTTGCACACACACAAATATTGTATACTCATATTTTTGACAGGAACTTGATATAGGGTTTTGTATAATATCTAAGACttgttttttcaaaaattgtgaaaatttacaaaatttaaagaCCTTAAATTTAGAGgggaataatataaatttattaaaatatttaaattgtttgAAAAATCTTGAGATTTTAAATTTggcaaataataaaatatccaAAGTATGCTCAAACTCATTTCCCTCGGccttaaaaaatttgaacaTATCTAATAACCTCATaaggtgaaaaaaaaataaatgaataatacATGTTcagacaaaaatattttgtgatAGCATTTCcttaaatttttcatatcaTTAAAGATAAACAATTTGCATAACCCTCATTGAActtttttgttcattttttttgtagaaATTTGAGTGAATTTTGTGAAATGGGAAATCTCGAAATTTTAGACCTTCGTGTGAATAGAATAGACAATATTGATGAATTTAaacatttgaaaaatttaaataaattaaaagaattatatttaagtgggaatagaaaaataaaagaaaattttatcaCTATTAAGGATATATTAAATcaagtaaaatattttgatatacGGATTATCAAAGAacaagaaaatattaaacatgaaatagaagaaaaaatggaaagaaATGTAACACCAAAAAATGAGATTAACAAGAAAACCACTTTAACAACGGctgcaaaaaataaaagcacaaaacttttaaaaaaagttcctataaaaaatgtaacaaatttatttacatatattttattatattctcgtgttgaaaatgatttacaaataatttgttATTCCTTTTGTTATGGaaattgtataatatttttttttagacaCAATTAAAAGGagttgtaaaaaataagaacaATTTTGATACGGTATATTATTGggaaatttttatttatcttCATATTTCCTACATTATGAGATATTCATTTAATGTTTATtagtataatatttttattttttttttattttagaaggttgaaaaaaaagacgaTTTTGTTGTAATAGGGAAAAAGATTACAAGCAAAGGAAATTACTAGCCATTCTTATGGAATAGccaattttgtattttttttttttttagctcatttaattttaaattagctttattttattttcaaacaCCGTCTATccctatttttatttatgcaaATGCATATGTCCATCATGCaaacacatatatttatcttaagcattttcttttttaaacaaatttatataaaacaattaaaataagaaaTGGCATGTTACTATTGTTAATGGTtagaatatgaaaaaatagtctctcttcttttatatatgtaaacaATATTTAAGCATCCTACCAATAAATATCAACAATGTCCTTAAAATGAGAGAAATAAACCAAATGAATGTAAAGGTGTTTCCCCTTTTCTACATGTTGGCATATTCCATTGTTGAATATGAAGATATACTGGTGTGTGCatgaaaatgtataaataaaaaaaacatatataatatgggTTAGTATGCTATATTAATTTAGCCAGTTGACTGAAATATGGACTTCCACAGGggtttaataaaaatacgtGTCTGTTTAAGCTGAATTGAAcgaaattaaatttaataaccTGTTTCaatatcattaaaaaaaatatgcaaaataaCTCAAAATGTTAAGACATAATTAAACCATAaagttaatattatttggtAGTATGAGCAATcgtatttatttaataatcataaaaaaatatataagtaattaaatatatgcataccCATTTTACTTATTTGTGTACGGACGTTTTCctatatacatacaatGTGGTAACAAACAATgcgatatatataatatgttatattcctatatataagatagtattaatatttatacattattAGTAAAACTATGTACatattaaaacataaatttatatcttcTAAAATACCTGAATTTAATAGCCATTTTGgaggataaaaaaaaaaaaaaaaaaaaaaatgtgcatatagctatataaaattatttcgctgcaataaaaaaaaaaaaacatcaacaaaattaaataaagctaataaaatgaaataaaattaaatgagaACAAACTTAACAAAACAAATACATGAAATGagatttatgtatatattataaacaatttgACAATTAAAATGGATAAAACAA
This window contains:
- a CDS encoding leucine-rich repeat protein, which translates into the protein MEQGNDDNLLKLIKCSNNVESKKNEEIETLEICMEKSINLNIFDQFKNIKELYLIKNNITDISPLFKCVNLEILFLQINQIESILGIKSLVKLEKLNLFNNKLTEKFINIEENENLTYIDLSDNEIENINFLSNTNNLVHINLANNKIKNLDPLKNNVYIEYLNVSGNRLEKFEDVQVLWHLSHLKELYLSSIYYRNNVLVNSILYKHYFFNNFPNLQILDHEIILDKNRKITMRDMEVLKSIMDFKINLIHEKYCKEKYHILFINNKNICYLNNALKPFHSYSNIEEFLQINNDKKESILKIKEEINFLLSAYTSRFNYIMRRLKEEKNLQIKYITTSMNSYFNIFFKNITTGHDEYKKIEDFIKLMFKPETLKNYFIDDIKIENIIKVKKLNHGQLDEMIENHLNSLIYEKKLLFLHPYNYCKINNFYEFDDEEKTSEDTEKKKFFEKNYVCSCYNINHILKTLIKLYLEEDRINDLVHLIYYKKKKEDYFVDLKNDINIKKKIMAYKKLDFLEFPIYIIETYLFPSKYKEISAYSSQEHKANEKKGDKENEDQNVKESKFKIYYTLPVHTNLKYIVNVSLINKNKEKISDKPDINKSNYVAKIEKEKSKKKNFLEYVKMRKTNANSIENNKETTDKPSINSIYFNDKIKEQFLQYALDFDSVNFFNITKYFIKLSKVICEIRKNLFLLFFKEGIKSINNIDNVVDNSENNIHMKEKVELISLDDLEIVKKKKKEESLASDFPLPSIGQDNDDNDNETNKKKVDTLFLNNLNLSKISLKLLCNKFKNLKELYLKNNNIHNLNHFFQYIEEYDMENLEILDLSFNCIFDITPIYNKFKKLIHFDMSYNYLYDYKQIMNFSVNHQKIQYLSIKCNSIYFNQNYYDHVHILFPSIKKFNDIELVNKPDLNLRQYCFLEADLENDIHYAGRYINKNYGNKTIQPRFLSETAINEDIITMPGHQKLYKGINLNNYKFYVKKIDLSSLYIKFELANLLNFSTFPKLEVLNLSNNGIENLSNLKLPEKLKVLNLKNNKIVCIDNFINGELCCIEKIILDNNEIKNIDKINMLKNLKILRCSYNKISNIPILNNLKLIEINIHNNLIKDITNLILIKNKKQLVLLNIYNNKINFSNRDLYLTHIFPNLLILNNNYVERKIDTRKFFKSVYTLDIFFEIYNIYPPYTSLKVLEIKNLKIKNILFNINNDNFKNLEILDISNNYINTIKNLGPLDNLKVLILNNNKHINEDSFICENKKNVLNSFKSLQELDIGFCIISKTCFFKNCENLQNLKTLNLEGNNINLLKYLNCLKNLEILNLANNKISKVCSNSFPSALKNLNISNNLIRNLSEFCEMGNLEILDLRVNRIDNIDEFKHLKNLNKLKELYLSGNRKIKENFITIKDILNQVKYFDIRIIKEQENIKHEIEEKMERNVTPKNEINKKTTLTTAAKNKSTKLLKKVPIKNTQLKGVVKNKNNFDTVEKKDDFVVIGKKITSKGNY
- a CDS encoding RNA methyltransferase, putative, whose product is MSDNKNDVNELIHMEQKKKRKIEKEEIESKQDDQSENNDYNMSICDNLPEHSENNEYDKNICDNLPDQSEKKSANGQEKEGELENDDENEENSETDSSSGDEKKNKNINEEIKGFISKRIPNISRDLSVDVSVAIPATIINNKNDVIKSYLSSYLARIFTIFSISTIYIYDDGFELNRNDRNENRNSNPPKPTNERPTFSNIEKNENNKKYEYSYLCKYLHFNLQYLETPQYLRKHIFPITNFLKHSGLMSPVDAPHHLRSDEWLPFREGVVIKKNLNNIIVDVGLFSNVLVENINNINVGTRVTILFDSEAFNRFKNKNTKNLFIGKVIHPSMPKLYNIYWGYNIQILKNLTDVFDVKVDCIIGTSERGDPIQDIKTQIKSARSILIVFGNRDGVEDLFIREREIKKNKTYSGKKRAKALNKILKKFDYFINTCPNQTSRTIRTEEAISITLSLFQSILS